ATATGatgaaatatgaaatattttttaTGTTAGGCCAATGACAGTTCTGGTAGCATCACTGTTTTCATTACGGTCGTTTGTAATTAATTGTAGCTGGTACTGTCAGTGACTATTTGTATAACATGGCACAATGTTTGTGGTATGACACAGCTCAATTACTCAGGCAGGAGATTCAGGGAAAATACTAACAGTCAGTCGACGAGTGCAAAGTGATTTATTCTCATTAGAATGTTGCTCACGAGCGCTGCCCGTGTGCAAATAAGGGAAGCATGGACATGGAAGCTCTCAACACAGCACTAATGACAGCAAATTCACCCGGAAAAGTGACAAAAGAACAATTGCCCAACTGTTGTGTACCGTGTGCACAATAACGATGACTGTCCAGTCGAAAACCAGTCAATGTAGTGATTTATAGCCTAAATCGTCGTTTACATCTATTTGTCATAAACACTATACATTCAAATTCTTCCCGACAAGTTTACATCTagaattacatacattttctcaTTCTAAATCTAGAGCCTAGTAGTCCTAGATTAGATGTTCCTATAGGCTGTAACACTTTCAATCATCATGAATTTGAACAAGAAATTTAGTGTGCCTGTAAAATAACAATATCTGGTAACTAAACGTTAACGAAAGTCCAGACCCAGTGGGTTATTTGAAGGCATTCCTAAATAAATATAAATCCTAATCAATGTTTGCATAGTAACATAATGGGGAGCTGTATTTGAATGAATAATTTGTCAACAACATGGTAATTAGGCTATGTAGTCTATTGAAACAATAGGCTACTCTTCCCTTGATGGGAATGTTTTCGCTCTAGATAATAAACCGTGTGCAAGCAAGCCTATTATAATGATCTGTCTGCGAGAACCCGCGACTCTGTTTTGCACACCGCACCGGTCTGCCCGGACGCTATAAAGTCGAAGTCTCGCTAGCTAGACATTAAAAGCTGACAACACACCACTGACACCCAGCCAAACTACTACGATCCATTCGGATAAAGAAGGGAGCTCAAAAACTGGAAAATGGATCCTTGTGAATGCTCCAAAAGTAAGTTATCATGTACATTGATCAATTTATCAAGGACATAGGCTATGGATACGCCTTAAGCGTATTTATTTCGAAAATCTTACCAGGCAACAAGCAATTACCTGACTGAACTGTTTGTTTGTAGCTGGATCTTGCAACTGCGGTGGATCCTGCAAGTGCTCCAACTGTGCATGCACCAGTTGTAAGAAAGCAAGTAAGTGTTTCTGTTATATTCTAAAT
The Salmo salar chromosome ssa16, Ssal_v3.1, whole genome shotgun sequence DNA segment above includes these coding regions:
- the LOC100136589 gene encoding metallothionein A, which produces MDPCECSKTGSCNCGGSCKCSNCACTSCKKASCCDCCPSGCSKCASGCVCKGKTCDTSCCQ